From the genome of Mesorhizobium japonicum MAFF 303099, one region includes:
- a CDS encoding D-alanine--D-alanine ligase family protein, translated as MKEKTRVAILYGGRSAEHDVSRLSAANVLKAIDRTRYEVVPIAISRDGRWRLQPSSEAGADGAGAQVPEDGVEVALLPGGKGRLVALTKNGEQPDPVDVVFPVLHGPFGEDGSVQGYAEVADVAYVGCGILASAAAMDKDVAKRLLREAGLAVARSVTVLKGDVGSFQEIAGALGLPFFAKPARQGSSFGVSKVHDRDGFEQAVETALRYDSKALIEEFVDGREIECSVLERADGSLTVSPPGEIIPADKHGFYTYEAKYFDAEGAVVKVPADVPADVVARTSEMAARAFRALGCEAMARVDFFLRADGSLLVNEVNTLPGFTDISMYAKALAAAGIGYSKVIDVLIEHALARHRAR; from the coding sequence ATGAAGGAAAAAACAAGGGTCGCCATCCTCTATGGCGGGCGTTCGGCCGAGCATGACGTGTCGCGGCTGTCGGCCGCCAATGTGCTGAAGGCGATCGACCGGACGCGCTACGAGGTGGTGCCGATCGCCATTTCCAGGGACGGCAGATGGCGGCTGCAGCCTTCGTCCGAGGCTGGCGCCGACGGGGCAGGGGCTCAGGTGCCGGAGGATGGCGTGGAGGTCGCGCTGCTGCCCGGCGGCAAGGGCCGGCTGGTGGCTCTCACCAAGAATGGCGAGCAGCCCGACCCTGTCGATGTCGTCTTTCCCGTGCTGCATGGGCCGTTCGGCGAGGACGGTTCGGTGCAAGGCTATGCCGAGGTTGCCGACGTCGCCTATGTCGGCTGCGGCATCCTGGCTTCGGCGGCTGCCATGGACAAGGATGTGGCCAAGCGGCTGCTGCGCGAGGCGGGGCTTGCCGTGGCCCGCTCGGTCACCGTGCTGAAAGGCGACGTCGGTTCGTTCCAGGAAATTGCCGGGGCGCTCGGGCTGCCCTTCTTCGCCAAGCCGGCGCGCCAGGGCTCGTCCTTCGGGGTGAGCAAGGTGCATGACAGGGATGGTTTCGAGCAGGCCGTCGAAACGGCTTTGCGCTATGACAGCAAGGCGCTGATCGAGGAGTTCGTCGACGGCCGCGAGATCGAGTGCTCGGTGCTGGAGCGGGCCGACGGTTCGCTGACGGTTTCGCCGCCAGGCGAGATCATTCCGGCCGACAAGCATGGGTTCTACACCTACGAAGCGAAGTATTTCGACGCCGAAGGCGCGGTGGTGAAGGTGCCCGCCGATGTCCCGGCGGATGTTGTTGCCAGGACGAGCGAGATGGCCGCGCGGGCTTTCCGGGCGCTCGGCTGCGAGGCCATGGCGCGCGTCGACTTCTTCCTGCGCGCCGACGGTTCGCTGCTGGTCAACGAAGTCAACACGCTGCCCGGCTTCACCGACATCTCGATGTACGCCAAGGCGCTGGCGGCGGCCGGCATCGGCTATAGCAAGGTGATCGACGTGCTGATCGAGCACGCGCTGGCAAGGCACCGGGCGCGCTGA
- a CDS encoding VOC family protein, translated as METQELHRGRLIDHIQLVVRDLAASRRFYEAVFQVLGVPIGGTGEDYFWSDELFISSADSRAALGKLTGRHHLAFQARDHAMVDAFYEAGLAAGGTDNGAPGERPYHPGYYAAFLLDPDGNNIEAVHHGAHTRSVASVKITF; from the coding sequence GTGGAAACCCAGGAACTGCATCGCGGCCGGCTCATCGACCACATCCAACTGGTGGTAAGGGATCTCGCCGCCAGCCGGCGTTTCTACGAGGCGGTCTTCCAGGTGCTCGGCGTGCCGATCGGCGGGACCGGCGAGGATTATTTCTGGTCCGATGAGCTGTTCATCTCCAGCGCCGACAGCCGGGCAGCGCTGGGAAAACTCACCGGGCGTCACCATCTGGCCTTCCAGGCCAGGGACCACGCGATGGTCGATGCCTTCTACGAGGCCGGGCTGGCGGCCGGCGGCACGGACAATGGCGCGCCGGGCGAGCGGCCCTATCATCCCGGCTATTACGCCGCCTTCCTGCTCGACCCCGACGGCAACAACATCGAGGCCGTCCATCACGGTGCGCACACGCGCAGCGTCGCTTCGGTGAAGATCACCTTCTAG
- a CDS encoding PLP-dependent aminotransferase family protein, which translates to MALVEKRTNHSDKIQTNPPDWSALIPVLPGDGPRSRELYAALRRLIETGALAAGAKLPTTRDLARRFGLSRSAAVACFEMLISEGFAVAKVGAGTFVAPDVPYLPTTLVKPRPPEIDAAISLPCGLGVAVSDPRTLNLFRILLSRHLARPGPEHFRYGDPRGGLPLRTAIATYLRTARGVRCDAGQILLTSGTQQGLDLLARAALRPGDAVWLENPCYPMAHAVLAGSGARIVAVTVDAEGLDPEIGERLCPKARAAYVTPSHQYPLGVTMTMRRRLALLDWARRNEAWIIEDDYDSEFRYAGPPLTSLQGMDGAGRVAYLGTFSKVLFPGLRIGYVVVPEPLLDAVMAIRARSDRYPSTLAEGALTDLLNEGHFAAHLRRVRRRVQAARDVLVAGLQAHCGDRLDVTVPEQGLHLMAMLRGNGPDTAIVEAAKAVGVGVRALSAMFIDGAPRHGLVLGFSGFSDEELRGATVRLGGVMR; encoded by the coding sequence ATGGCATTGGTCGAGAAAAGAACCAATCACAGCGATAAAATTCAGACCAATCCGCCGGATTGGTCGGCGCTGATCCCGGTCCTGCCGGGCGACGGACCGCGCAGCCGCGAGCTTTACGCGGCGCTGCGGCGGCTGATCGAGACCGGCGCGCTGGCCGCCGGCGCCAAGCTGCCGACCACCCGCGACCTTGCCCGGCGCTTCGGCCTGTCGCGTTCGGCGGCGGTCGCCTGTTTCGAAATGCTGATCTCGGAGGGCTTTGCCGTGGCCAAGGTCGGCGCCGGCACCTTCGTCGCGCCCGATGTGCCATATCTGCCGACAACGCTGGTCAAGCCGCGCCCGCCGGAGATCGACGCCGCTATCTCGCTGCCTTGCGGCCTTGGCGTGGCGGTGTCCGACCCGCGCACGCTCAACCTGTTCCGCATCCTGCTGTCGCGCCACCTCGCCCGCCCCGGCCCCGAGCATTTCCGCTACGGCGATCCGCGCGGCGGCCTGCCGCTGCGCACCGCGATTGCCACGTATCTACGAACCGCGCGCGGCGTGCGCTGCGACGCCGGCCAGATCCTGCTGACCTCGGGCACGCAGCAGGGGCTCGACCTGCTGGCGCGCGCGGCACTTCGCCCCGGCGACGCCGTCTGGCTGGAAAACCCCTGCTATCCCATGGCGCACGCCGTGCTGGCCGGCAGCGGCGCCAGGATTGTCGCCGTGACGGTCGACGCCGAGGGGCTCGATCCCGAGATCGGCGAACGTCTCTGCCCAAAGGCACGCGCGGCCTATGTCACGCCCTCGCACCAATATCCGCTCGGCGTGACCATGACGATGCGCCGGCGGCTTGCCCTGCTCGACTGGGCGCGGCGCAACGAGGCCTGGATCATCGAGGACGATTACGACAGCGAGTTCCGCTATGCCGGCCCGCCGTTGACCTCGCTGCAAGGCATGGATGGCGCGGGCCGCGTCGCCTATCTCGGCACCTTCTCCAAGGTGCTCTTCCCCGGCCTGCGCATCGGCTATGTCGTGGTGCCGGAACCCTTGCTCGATGCCGTCATGGCGATCAGGGCGCGCTCCGACCGTTACCCCTCGACGCTGGCCGAAGGCGCGCTGACCGACCTGTTGAACGAGGGCCATTTCGCCGCGCATCTCCGGCGCGTGCGTCGCCGTGTGCAAGCCGCGCGCGACGTGCTGGTGGCGGGCCTCCAGGCGCATTGCGGCGACAGGCTCGATGTGACGGTGCCCGAACAGGGGTTGCATCTGATGGCGATGTTAAGGGGCAACGGACCGGACACGGCGATCGTCGAGGCGGCGAAGGCCGTGGGTGTCGGCGTGCGGGCGCTGTCCGCGATGTTCATCGACGGCGCGCCGAGACATGGCCTGGTGCTGGGCTTTTCCGGGTTTTCGGATGAGGAGTTGAGGGGAGCGACGGTAAGGTTAGGCGGGGTGATGCGGTAA
- a CDS encoding GNAT family N-acetyltransferase, giving the protein MITFRKAQASDLPAIVAMLADDPLGAAREDTSLPLARGYLDAFNAIDADPNQLLAVAVDGGEVIGTLQITFLAGLSRKGAWRGQIEAVRVAGHRRSGGIGRLMFEWAIEQCRARGCSLVQLTTDKGRADAHRFYENLGFTGSHIGFKKSL; this is encoded by the coding sequence ATGATCACCTTCCGCAAGGCGCAAGCTTCCGACCTGCCGGCAATCGTCGCCATGCTCGCCGACGATCCGCTGGGCGCCGCCCGTGAGGATACATCCTTGCCACTGGCACGGGGCTATCTCGATGCCTTCAATGCCATCGATGCCGATCCCAACCAGTTGCTGGCGGTGGCGGTGGATGGCGGCGAGGTGATCGGCACGTTGCAGATCACTTTCCTGGCCGGGCTGTCGCGCAAGGGCGCCTGGCGCGGGCAGATCGAGGCGGTACGGGTCGCCGGCCATCGGCGCTCGGGCGGCATCGGCCGGCTGATGTTCGAATGGGCGATCGAGCAATGCCGGGCGCGCGGCTGCAGTCTTGTGCAGCTGACCACCGACAAGGGGCGGGCGGATGCGCACCGCTTCTATGAAAACCTTGGCTTCACCGGCAGCCATATTGGCTTCAAGAAGAGCCTTTAG
- a CDS encoding DUF922 domain-containing Zn-dependent protease: MSRVRLCLLLAALVALPVTAHAQWKPVEKVVTYAISGQSGLELYRSIGENGPNVGIARAIAYTNFKLTWGVRDYKPRGKDCVLTAAKPKLIIIYTLPSPSAPLPPAVQKNWEVFIAGVSAHEKVHGASMIKMVHDIEAATDGLTVADDPKCSKTRAEVVRRLDAISKARIQASRDFDRVEFGKGGNLQKLVLALVNGG, encoded by the coding sequence GTGTCGAGAGTTCGTCTGTGTCTTCTGCTGGCCGCCCTGGTGGCCTTGCCTGTCACCGCCCATGCGCAGTGGAAGCCGGTCGAGAAGGTGGTAACCTATGCCATTTCGGGCCAGTCCGGGCTGGAGCTCTACCGGTCGATCGGCGAGAACGGACCGAATGTCGGTATTGCCCGCGCCATCGCCTACACCAACTTCAAGCTGACCTGGGGAGTCAGGGACTACAAGCCCAGGGGCAAGGATTGCGTGCTGACGGCGGCGAAGCCGAAACTGATCATCATCTACACCTTGCCAAGCCCTTCCGCGCCGCTGCCGCCCGCCGTCCAGAAGAACTGGGAGGTGTTCATCGCCGGCGTCAGCGCCCATGAGAAGGTGCATGGCGCCAGCATGATAAAAATGGTGCATGACATCGAAGCCGCGACAGACGGACTGACCGTCGCCGATGATCCCAAATGCAGCAAGACCAGGGCCGAGGTGGTCCGTCGGCTCGACGCGATCTCGAAGGCGAGGATACAGGCAAGCCGGGATTTCGACCGCGTCGAGTTCGGCAAGGGCGGCAATCTGCAGAAGCTTGTCCTCGCTTTGGTGAATGGCGGCTGA
- a CDS encoding RBBP9/YdeN family alpha/beta hydrolase codes for MTHFIILPGSGGSGPAHWQSRWEDANPAMRRFQPSSWDLPDFADWLAALEAAVIAAPEPPVLVAHSLSCLLIAHWQKISQRPVKAALLVGVPDPASAVFPRYGMTFAGIPQGKLRFASLVVISTDDPYGSAEYAEARATQWGSRLAVIGPFGHINAESGLGDWPEGLALLEGLVSEA; via the coding sequence ATGACGCATTTCATCATCCTGCCGGGCAGCGGCGGTTCCGGCCCGGCGCATTGGCAATCGCGCTGGGAAGACGCCAATCCGGCAATGCGGCGCTTCCAGCCCTCAAGCTGGGACCTGCCGGATTTCGCCGACTGGCTGGCGGCGCTGGAGGCTGCGGTGATCGCGGCGCCCGAGCCGCCGGTGCTGGTCGCGCACAGCCTGTCCTGCCTGCTGATCGCGCATTGGCAGAAGATTTCGCAAAGGCCCGTCAAGGCGGCCTTGCTGGTCGGCGTTCCCGATCCGGCGTCGGCGGTCTTTCCCAGATATGGCATGACCTTCGCCGGGATTCCGCAGGGCAAGCTGCGCTTTGCCTCGCTTGTGGTGATCAGTACCGACGATCCCTATGGCTCGGCGGAGTATGCCGAGGCGCGGGCGACGCAATGGGGCAGCCGCCTGGCCGTCATCGGGCCGTTCGGCCATATCAATGCAGAAAGCGGCCTGGGCGACTGGCCGGAAGGTTTGGCGCTGCTCGAGGGGCTGGTGTCCGAGGCTTGA
- a CDS encoding Lrp/AsnC family transcriptional regulator, with protein sequence MKTSDERAPLDPTDIAIIEAMQENGRIGISELGRRVGLSQPATSERVKRLEERGIIAGYTAVIDPAALGLGMMAIIRVRTTHEHIRPCLKQFAEMPEITEVHRLTGEDCFILKVLVPSPAHLETIVDAVARRGAVTTALVLRSETPKPIGRELIRANTVS encoded by the coding sequence ATGAAGACCAGCGATGAGCGCGCGCCGCTCGACCCGACCGACATCGCCATCATAGAGGCCATGCAGGAAAACGGCCGCATCGGCATATCGGAGCTTGGCCGCCGGGTCGGACTGTCGCAGCCGGCCACCTCCGAGCGGGTCAAGCGGCTGGAGGAGCGCGGCATCATTGCCGGCTACACCGCGGTGATCGACCCGGCCGCCCTTGGCCTCGGCATGATGGCGATCATCCGGGTGCGCACCACGCATGAGCACATCCGCCCCTGCCTGAAGCAGTTCGCCGAAATGCCCGAGATTACCGAAGTGCACCGGCTGACCGGCGAGGACTGCTTCATCCTGAAAGTGCTCGTCCCCTCGCCCGCCCACCTTGAAACGATCGTCGACGCCGTGGCGCGCCGTGGCGCGGTCACCACCGCACTGGTGCTGCGCAGCGAGACGCCAAAGCCCATCGGCCGCGAGCTGATCCGCGCGAACACGGTTTCGTGA
- a CDS encoding PLP-dependent aminotransferase family protein translates to MKASEIRELLKLLDQPDIISFAGGIPDPALFPADAIRDAYAEVLGGAEAGAALQYQVSEGYLPLRRWIAGQMGKLGVACDEANIFITSGSQQALDYLGKLFLSPGDTALVTWPTYLGALQAFNAYEPRYDRLRPEGGNMTPDAYRAAAAAPTSSSRGGGKVKFAYLVPDFANPTGNTLDRKQREAVLDLAGELDIAVIEDAAYRALRYDGEGVPPILALDCARSGGIDKARTLYCGSFSKILSPGMRVGWVCAPRHVVEKLVLMKQASDLHSPSINQLVMHRVAESVFDGQVDKLIGAYRERRDGLLGALEAHMPEGVTWSRPEGGMFVWATLPEGSDATELLARSVKEARVAFVPGNAFYADGTGRNTLRLSFTLADRRAVTEGIPRLAALLKG, encoded by the coding sequence ATGAAGGCCTCCGAAATCCGCGAACTGTTGAAGCTGCTCGACCAGCCCGACATCATCTCCTTCGCCGGCGGCATTCCCGATCCGGCGCTGTTTCCGGCCGACGCCATCCGCGATGCCTATGCCGAGGTGCTGGGCGGTGCGGAGGCCGGTGCGGCACTGCAGTACCAGGTGTCGGAAGGTTATCTGCCGTTGAGGCGCTGGATCGCCGGGCAGATGGGCAAGCTCGGTGTCGCCTGCGACGAGGCCAACATCTTCATCACCTCCGGCTCGCAGCAGGCGCTGGATTATCTCGGCAAACTGTTCCTGTCGCCGGGCGACACCGCGCTGGTGACATGGCCGACCTATCTCGGCGCGCTGCAGGCGTTCAACGCCTATGAGCCGCGCTATGACCGGCTGCGGCCGGAAGGCGGCAACATGACGCCGGACGCCTATCGCGCGGCGGCGGCCGCCCCCACCAGTTCTTCAAGGGGGGGCGGCAAGGTCAAGTTCGCCTATCTGGTGCCCGACTTCGCCAACCCGACCGGCAACACGCTGGACCGGAAGCAGCGCGAAGCGGTGCTCGATCTTGCCGGCGAACTCGACATCGCCGTCATCGAGGACGCCGCCTATCGCGCGCTGCGCTATGACGGCGAGGGCGTGCCGCCGATCCTGGCGCTCGATTGCGCGAGGTCGGGCGGTATCGACAAGGCGCGCACGCTCTATTGCGGCTCGTTCTCGAAAATCCTGTCGCCGGGCATGCGCGTCGGCTGGGTGTGCGCGCCGCGCCATGTGGTGGAAAAACTGGTGCTGATGAAGCAGGCGTCCGACCTGCACAGCCCGTCGATCAACCAGTTGGTCATGCACCGCGTCGCCGAATCCGTGTTCGACGGCCAGGTCGACAAACTGATCGGCGCCTATCGCGAGCGCCGCGACGGCCTGCTGGGCGCACTGGAAGCCCACATGCCGGAGGGCGTGACCTGGAGCCGCCCGGAAGGTGGCATGTTCGTCTGGGCGACGCTGCCGGAAGGGTCCGACGCCACCGAGCTTTTGGCGCGGTCGGTGAAGGAGGCGCGCGTCGCCTTCGTGCCCGGCAACGCTTTTTACGCCGACGGCACCGGGCGCAACACGCTGCGGCTGTCCTTCACGCTGGCCGACCGCCGCGCGGTGACCGAGGGCATTCCACGGCTGGCGGCGCTGCTGAAAGGGTAG
- a CDS encoding AI-2E family transporter, with product MAANRRNETASEAHGLDDILSAAAPRPRTALPNVATTVTTVAALYFGREVFLPIAIALLLTFALAPLVSALKRVGIPRIAAVIVSVLSAFAALALFSFVVATQVSELAQNIPVYQTNILAKIRSLKETGVGGGIIAKLSNVVERVGQEIDRQDATLPAATPDKQPREPVPVEIVARERPLEVLQNIVGPLISPLGSAGLIIVVVIFMLLEREDLRDRFIRLVGYGDLHRTTEALQDAAKRVGRYLLMQLVVNIVYAIPIAIGLWILGIPNALLWGLLALALRFVPYIGPAIGMLLPLFLALAVAPGWSLVLWTAALFVVMELVTGNVVEPWLYGSRTGLSPLAIIVAAIFWTWLWGPLGLVLSTPLTVCLVVLGRHVPQFEFLDVLFGNEPVLEPHARLYQRLLAGDPDEATDHAEEMLEEKYLVEFYDKVAIPALLLGERDRARGVMGDQQRRQVAASALALVANLEDDAKEEADGDDAPHVAEAEGEPGDAVEEEATELPDGTGLSVLCAGGRGDLDDAAAAMLAQVLEVQGATASKAGFAEMEPASIRRLELETIDTVVVGFLNRDSVKHARFLVRRLKRAKAALRVGIVFWSETGNGDKEAAAKLAQDINADFVAHGMVDAVTDALSHEPPVALKLVAKRRMRRPRAAPRKVPAAAAG from the coding sequence GTGGCGGCCAATCGTCGAAACGAGACGGCGTCCGAGGCGCATGGGTTGGACGATATTCTTTCCGCCGCCGCGCCCCGTCCGCGAACCGCATTGCCCAATGTGGCGACCACCGTGACGACGGTGGCTGCGCTGTATTTCGGCCGCGAGGTGTTCCTGCCGATCGCGATCGCGCTGCTTTTGACCTTCGCGCTGGCGCCTTTGGTTTCGGCGCTCAAACGGGTCGGCATTCCCCGCATCGCCGCCGTCATCGTCAGTGTGCTGAGCGCATTCGCGGCCCTTGCCCTGTTCAGCTTCGTCGTCGCCACGCAGGTCAGCGAACTGGCGCAGAACATTCCGGTCTATCAGACCAACATCCTGGCCAAGATCCGGTCGCTCAAGGAAACCGGCGTCGGGGGCGGGATCATCGCCAAATTGAGCAACGTGGTCGAGCGTGTCGGCCAGGAGATCGACCGGCAGGACGCCACGCTGCCGGCCGCCACGCCCGACAAGCAGCCGCGCGAGCCGGTGCCGGTCGAGATCGTGGCGCGCGAAAGGCCGCTCGAAGTCCTGCAGAACATCGTCGGTCCGCTGATCAGCCCGCTGGGATCGGCCGGACTGATCATCGTCGTCGTCATCTTCATGCTGCTCGAGCGGGAGGATTTGCGCGACCGCTTCATCCGGCTTGTCGGCTATGGCGACCTTCATCGCACCACCGAGGCGCTTCAAGATGCAGCCAAGCGCGTGGGCCGCTACCTGCTCATGCAATTGGTGGTCAACATCGTCTACGCCATACCGATTGCGATCGGGCTGTGGATCCTCGGCATTCCCAATGCGCTGCTGTGGGGGCTGCTGGCGCTGGCGCTGCGTTTCGTTCCCTATATCGGTCCGGCCATCGGCATGCTTTTGCCGCTGTTCCTGGCGCTGGCCGTGGCGCCCGGCTGGTCGCTCGTGCTGTGGACGGCGGCCCTGTTCGTGGTGATGGAACTGGTCACCGGCAACGTCGTGGAGCCCTGGCTGTACGGCTCGCGAACCGGACTGTCGCCGCTGGCGATCATCGTCGCGGCGATCTTCTGGACGTGGCTGTGGGGGCCGCTCGGGCTCGTCCTGTCGACGCCGCTCACTGTCTGCCTGGTGGTGCTTGGCAGGCACGTGCCGCAGTTTGAATTCCTCGACGTGCTGTTCGGCAACGAGCCGGTGCTCGAACCGCATGCGCGGCTCTACCAGCGGCTCCTGGCCGGCGATCCGGACGAAGCCACCGACCATGCCGAGGAAATGCTCGAGGAGAAATATCTGGTCGAATTCTACGACAAGGTGGCCATCCCGGCCCTTTTGCTGGGCGAGCGCGACCGTGCGCGCGGCGTCATGGGCGACCAGCAGAGACGGCAAGTGGCGGCCAGTGCGCTTGCGCTGGTGGCCAATCTCGAAGACGACGCGAAGGAGGAGGCGGACGGGGACGATGCGCCGCATGTCGCCGAGGCGGAGGGCGAACCCGGCGACGCCGTTGAAGAGGAGGCGACCGAACTGCCCGACGGCACCGGCCTGTCGGTGCTGTGCGCCGGCGGGCGCGGCGACCTCGACGATGCCGCCGCGGCGATGCTGGCACAGGTGCTGGAGGTCCAGGGGGCGACCGCGTCGAAGGCGGGTTTTGCCGAGATGGAACCGGCGAGCATCCGCCGCCTCGAGCTCGAGACCATCGACACCGTGGTGGTCGGCTTCCTGAACCGCGATTCCGTCAAGCACGCCCGCTTCCTGGTTCGGCGGCTGAAGCGGGCGAAGGCGGCATTGCGGGTGGGCATCGTGTTCTGGTCGGAAACCGGCAACGGGGACAAGGAAGCGGCGGCCAAGCTCGCCCAGGACATCAACGCGGATTTCGTCGCCCACGGCATGGTCGACGCCGTGACAGACGCGCTGTCGCACGAGCCGCCGGTGGCGCTGAAGCTCGTCGCCAAACGGCGCATGCGCCGGCCGCGCGCTGCGCCAAGGAAGGTGCCGGCCGCGGCGGCGGGATAG
- a CDS encoding aminoglycoside phosphotransferase family protein, translating to MMHDDQVNIDIDIARKMIRDQFPQYRHEDITSVGSSGTVNAIFRIGSKSAARFPLRAMNPTECADMLRSEAAAMVEIGKHCLFPTPQPIGIGEPGPRYPMPWALQTWIEGEVATPHGLSGSTMFALDLARLVASLRQADTRGRRFDGQGRGGHLPDHDDWMAVCLENSEGLLDVARLRDLWARLRELPCAGSVVMSHKDLIPANLLVQGERLVGVLDGGSFGPADPSLDLVVGWHLLDRERRAAFRSGLQVEDLLWKRGAAWAFQQAMGLVWYYRRTNRAMSALGRSTLSRILADPDI from the coding sequence ATGATGCATGACGATCAGGTGAACATCGACATCGATATCGCCCGCAAGATGATCCGCGATCAGTTTCCCCAGTATCGCCATGAGGACATCACCTCGGTTGGATCGTCGGGAACCGTCAACGCCATCTTCCGCATTGGCTCAAAGAGCGCTGCGCGGTTCCCGTTGCGGGCGATGAATCCGACCGAATGCGCCGATATGCTTCGGTCGGAGGCCGCTGCGATGGTCGAGATCGGAAAGCATTGCCTGTTTCCGACGCCGCAACCGATTGGGATCGGCGAGCCCGGTCCTCGATATCCAATGCCATGGGCATTGCAGACATGGATCGAAGGCGAGGTCGCCACGCCGCACGGGCTAAGTGGATCGACGATGTTCGCACTTGACCTTGCACGCCTCGTGGCATCGTTGCGCCAGGCGGACACGCGGGGCCGGCGCTTCGACGGGCAAGGACGTGGCGGACATCTCCCCGATCATGACGATTGGATGGCTGTCTGCCTTGAAAACAGCGAGGGCCTTCTTGATGTGGCTCGGCTGCGCGATCTGTGGGCCCGGTTGCGGGAGTTGCCCTGCGCCGGGTCCGTCGTGATGAGCCACAAGGACCTTATCCCAGCAAACCTTCTCGTGCAGGGCGAGCGTCTCGTCGGCGTGCTCGATGGCGGCAGTTTCGGGCCAGCCGATCCGTCGCTGGATCTGGTGGTGGGGTGGCATCTTCTCGACCGCGAGCGAAGGGCGGCCTTTCGGAGCGGCCTTCAAGTCGAGGATCTCTTATGGAAGCGCGGTGCTGCCTGGGCATTCCAGCAGGCCATGGGGCTGGTCTGGTATTACCGTCGCACCAACCGCGCCATGAGTGCGCTGGGGCGCAGCACGCTGTCTCGCATTCTCGCCGATCCTGACATCTGA
- a CDS encoding pyridoxamine 5'-phosphate oxidase family protein, whose product MVGRQQPRTQAVNDVSASFPTTSRNRVKRLHERGSYDHAAVFAVLDAGLLCHVAYTFEGQPYCTPTIHWREGDMLYWHGSSASRMLRQLRGGTPACLTVSHLDGLVLARTGFNHSANYRSAMCFGTARIVDGPEEKMKALAGVVDRFYPGRSETLRPISAQEAKATMVIGMRIEEASAKVRAKGVADDEEDYGHPVWAGVIPVRMVIGAAEPCPRQMPGIERPGNLAGYAEGERLDAALMEAQAAYEGEIS is encoded by the coding sequence ATGGTTGGCAGACAACAGCCGAGGACGCAAGCCGTGAACGACGTTTCCGCCAGCTTTCCGACCACCAGCCGCAACCGGGTCAAGCGCCTGCATGAGCGCGGCAGCTACGACCATGCGGCCGTCTTCGCGGTGCTGGATGCCGGGCTGCTGTGCCACGTCGCCTACACGTTCGAAGGCCAGCCCTATTGCACGCCGACCATCCACTGGCGCGAGGGCGACATGCTGTACTGGCACGGCTCGTCGGCCAGTCGCATGCTGCGCCAATTGCGCGGCGGCACGCCGGCCTGTCTCACCGTGTCGCATCTCGACGGGCTGGTGCTGGCGCGCACCGGCTTCAACCATTCGGCCAACTACCGCTCGGCGATGTGCTTTGGCACCGCGCGGATCGTTGATGGACCGGAGGAGAAGATGAAGGCGCTGGCCGGCGTCGTCGACCGCTTCTATCCCGGCCGATCAGAAACCTTGCGGCCGATCTCGGCCCAGGAAGCCAAGGCGACCATGGTGATCGGCATGCGCATCGAAGAAGCATCAGCCAAGGTGCGCGCCAAGGGCGTCGCCGACGACGAGGAGGACTATGGCCATCCGGTGTGGGCCGGCGTCATCCCGGTGCGCATGGTGATCGGAGCGGCCGAGCCATGCCCGAGGCAGATGCCCGGTATCGAGCGGCCGGGGAATCTGGCTGGTTATGCCGAGGGCGAAAGGCTGGACGCGGCGTTGATGGAGGCGCAGGCGGCGTATGAGGGCGAGATTAGTTAG
- a CDS encoding C39 family peptidase: MSPLPEAVPFFSQWETPDMTLAVLADGAEVALRRDLLWQGSGAESLDEYAVWAANICGMACLKMILATRGEIVPTIELARRCTRYGGYVVNEGSIKGLIYAPFVSFVQAEFSLEAQVMTNVATSDIPAILRQSRFFIASVSSSIRWPEGEPPSKGGHLVLVTAASDDGFRFHNPSGHTSVTQANAVLAPADFDRFFANRGIAITI, from the coding sequence ATGAGCCCATTGCCTGAAGCCGTGCCGTTTTTCAGCCAATGGGAAACGCCAGACATGACGCTGGCCGTGCTCGCCGATGGCGCGGAAGTGGCGCTCAGGCGCGATCTGCTGTGGCAGGGATCGGGCGCGGAAAGCCTCGACGAATATGCGGTCTGGGCCGCCAACATCTGCGGCATGGCGTGCCTGAAAATGATCCTGGCGACGCGCGGCGAGATCGTGCCGACGATCGAACTGGCCAGACGCTGCACCCGATATGGCGGCTATGTCGTCAACGAAGGCTCGATCAAGGGCCTGATCTACGCGCCCTTCGTCAGCTTCGTGCAGGCGGAATTCAGCCTCGAGGCGCAAGTGATGACCAATGTCGCGACATCCGACATTCCGGCGATCCTCAGGCAGTCACGTTTCTTCATCGCCTCCGTCAGCAGTTCGATCCGCTGGCCCGAGGGCGAGCCGCCGTCGAAGGGCGGCCATCTGGTGCTGGTCACCGCGGCGTCGGATGACGGTTTTCGCTTTCACAACCCATCCGGCCATACCAGCGTCACACAGGCAAACGCAGTGTTGGCGCCAGCTGATTTCGATCGTTTCTTTGCCAATCGCGGCATTGCCATCACCATTTGA